In one window of uncultured Acetobacteroides sp. DNA:
- a CDS encoding response regulator transcription factor, which produces MRKFNVVIVDDEDFHVKILRDSLSKYDSIQITGEAETPTTAKKVILAQRPDLLFLDVELPGTTGLELLREMRDQIDWSMQVVFYTSYEKYLLEALRSSAFDYLLKPFDADDLNVVMSRFFEYAQSNRTSLSFRSSLSQLLPGDSTFMVATITGFQILHLEQIGFFTYVNERKQWAVHLSDQSQQFLRRHTNSKDILNHSSSFVAISQNQIINISYLAMIQGKQCKLYPPFDWANDLTISRAYFSALQEKFSFI; this is translated from the coding sequence ATGAGAAAATTTAATGTAGTAATTGTCGATGATGAAGATTTTCATGTGAAGATTCTCAGAGACTCTCTTTCTAAGTACGATAGCATTCAGATAACGGGTGAGGCGGAAACCCCAACCACAGCAAAAAAGGTAATCCTGGCACAGCGCCCCGATTTGCTCTTCCTAGATGTGGAGCTCCCTGGCACTACCGGGTTGGAGCTGCTTCGCGAAATGCGCGATCAGATAGACTGGTCCATGCAGGTTGTCTTTTACACCTCCTACGAGAAGTACCTATTAGAAGCGCTGCGCTCATCCGCCTTCGACTATTTGCTAAAGCCTTTCGACGCAGACGATCTTAATGTTGTTATGAGCCGTTTCTTCGAGTATGCGCAGAGCAATCGGACAAGCCTATCCTTTCGGAGCTCTCTCTCCCAGCTGTTACCTGGAGACTCTACCTTTATGGTTGCAACCATTACCGGATTTCAGATATTGCATTTGGAGCAGATCGGCTTCTTTACCTACGTAAACGAGCGGAAGCAATGGGCGGTGCACCTAAGCGATCAAAGCCAGCAATTCCTAAGGCGGCACACCAACTCTAAGGACATACTTAACCACTCCTCCTCATTCGTGGCGATAAGCCAAAATCAGATCATCAACATCAGCTACTTGGCCATGATTCAGGGTAAGCAATGCAAGCTTTACCCTCCTTTCGATTGGGCAAATGATTTAACCATCTCGCGGGCATACTTTAGCGCATTGCAGGAGAAGTTTAGCTTCATATAG
- a CDS encoding DUF2007-related protein, translating to MKDTKDREPVEIFAGTTWQAEMVKSLLENAEVEAFLMDGIMGTLNPWYTAPGGAGAVKVFVASSDYSRAKQIADEYQENLKNNG from the coding sequence ATGAAGGATACAAAAGACAGAGAGCCTGTTGAAATCTTTGCAGGAACAACATGGCAGGCCGAAATGGTAAAAAGTCTACTGGAAAATGCCGAAGTTGAAGCCTTTTTGATGGACGGAATTATGGGCACACTCAATCCATGGTATACCGCGCCTGGAGGTGCAGGTGCCGTAAAGGTGTTTGTTGCTAGTTCGGATTACAGTAGGGCAAAGCAAATTGCTGACGAATACCAAGAAAACCTAAAGAATAACGGTTAA
- a CDS encoding DHCW motif cupin fold protein, with protein sequence MDEKNIPFQTIDWSTIPTTEHKGEEGVALWQTVQFPGLRIRMVEYTKGYLADHWCKKGHIVHCLEGEFVSEMQTGEKFTLSKGMTYVVSDDLSSHRSHTTNGVKVMIIDGDFLQLK encoded by the coding sequence ATGGACGAAAAAAATATTCCATTTCAGACCATCGATTGGTCGACAATTCCTACCACCGAGCATAAGGGCGAGGAGGGTGTTGCGCTATGGCAAACGGTTCAGTTCCCCGGATTAAGAATTAGAATGGTAGAATACACCAAGGGATACCTGGCAGACCATTGGTGTAAGAAAGGGCACATTGTGCACTGCCTCGAGGGCGAATTTGTAAGCGAAATGCAAACTGGCGAGAAGTTTACCCTCTCGAAGGGAATGACCTACGTTGTTTCCGACGACCTTAGCTCGCATCGCTCGCACACCACCAATGGCGTAAAGGTAATGATAATCGATGGCGACTTCCTACAGCTGAAGTAG
- a CDS encoding DUF3795 domain-containing protein, with the protein MSVISLCGVDCTTCDEYGKTCNGCEAIQGKVFWAPYMELDCCPIYRCCKDKKKHEHCGKCNQLPCQLYIDTRDPSYSEEKHLESIKERVKILKEL; encoded by the coding sequence ATGAGCGTAATTAGTCTCTGTGGGGTAGATTGCACTACCTGTGATGAGTACGGCAAAACCTGTAATGGGTGCGAAGCCATTCAAGGAAAAGTATTTTGGGCTCCGTATATGGAATTGGACTGCTGCCCCATATACCGCTGCTGCAAGGACAAGAAGAAGCACGAGCATTGCGGTAAGTGCAACCAGCTGCCCTGCCAGCTATACATTGATACCCGCGATCCATCCTATAGCGAGGAAAAACATCTGGAAAGCATAAAGGAGCGGGTGAAAATATTGAAGGAGCTATAG
- a CDS encoding histidine kinase, translated as MEPKISDKVLLKGACFLLPLLLLLSCGKSKEYADGQNQPKIESLIAVARDSLSGNVPFARAQADSAMKLVKDSLQYHEVLQVKVSCYLMVDSYDTARSYINQIVRFCRKSAASPRVTFLLASAYNSYGIYHQRLGSFDSSIVYFAKAYALKPSGNLKEIVPNVLINLADTYMMKGDLTNAACYFRRALFVSDSLQLTGNMGFPIYFGLGQVYMGLRDFDLSDTYFRMAEKTLNKRRLGEQFSFCNNRGNYYYYKEEYARALPWFTKARALVLPRHVDYSIYVCELNMSDIYLKLNRLDSAQYYADRSFRFFSSIKQPTALYYLATVKAGIALKQNRKEQARLLLTSYSDTTGIEPSIISIRHKFLQDYYDRTGDYRQAYLFLKKNIAIENKVQSERVKNRVAEHDMRYRQDTSLLHRDMLIQAQQSRVKNLLLARYLWGLALLIILAIAAFIYFYMRKQRDLQHIRYFNQVAKLRMQSIRNRISPHFIFNVLNRQLITAESEKEQAELRGLVKLLRKSLEISESLSVSLEQELEFVQTYINLERQSLGEDFSLDWNVEAGVSCSSIFVPAMIVQIPVENAIKHALRGMKGHKMLSVSVKEQNDGVNIQIQDNGSGYFPGMSSHKGTGTGLKVIYQTIQLLNEKNEQQIAFTIANLSKDGANGTRVDVYIPKHYSFDM; from the coding sequence ATGGAACCAAAAATATCGGATAAAGTATTGCTTAAAGGTGCCTGTTTTCTACTACCACTCCTGTTGCTGCTGTCGTGCGGTAAATCAAAGGAATATGCCGATGGGCAAAACCAGCCAAAAATAGAATCGCTCATTGCTGTAGCCCGCGATTCGTTGTCGGGCAATGTACCATTTGCCCGAGCGCAGGCCGATTCGGCAATGAAGCTGGTAAAGGATAGCCTGCAGTACCACGAGGTTCTACAGGTAAAGGTCAGCTGCTACCTCATGGTCGATTCCTACGATACTGCACGCAGCTACATCAACCAAATCGTAAGATTCTGCCGGAAGAGCGCTGCATCACCACGTGTTACGTTCCTGTTGGCCTCGGCGTATAACTCCTACGGGATATACCATCAGCGATTGGGCTCGTTCGACTCGTCGATTGTCTACTTTGCCAAGGCCTACGCGCTGAAGCCTTCGGGTAACCTAAAGGAGATTGTCCCCAACGTCCTGATAAACCTTGCGGATACCTATATGATGAAGGGAGATCTCACGAATGCCGCCTGCTACTTCAGAAGGGCGCTCTTTGTGAGCGATTCGTTGCAGCTTACCGGCAACATGGGGTTCCCCATCTACTTTGGTCTCGGACAGGTTTACATGGGGCTGCGCGATTTCGATCTCTCCGACACGTACTTCCGCATGGCCGAGAAGACGCTGAACAAAAGAAGGTTGGGCGAACAGTTCTCCTTCTGCAACAATAGGGGCAACTACTACTACTATAAGGAGGAATACGCACGGGCGCTTCCCTGGTTTACGAAGGCAAGGGCATTGGTGCTCCCCCGGCATGTCGACTACTCGATTTACGTCTGCGAGCTCAACATGAGCGACATCTATCTAAAGTTAAACCGGCTCGACTCCGCGCAGTACTATGCCGATAGAAGCTTTCGCTTCTTCTCCTCCATCAAGCAGCCAACGGCGCTCTACTACCTAGCGACCGTAAAGGCCGGCATTGCCCTAAAGCAAAACCGAAAGGAGCAAGCCCGCTTGCTACTGACGAGCTACAGCGATACCACAGGCATCGAGCCCTCGATCATCTCCATTCGGCATAAATTTCTACAGGATTACTACGATCGTACCGGCGATTATAGGCAGGCGTACCTATTCCTAAAGAAGAATATAGCGATAGAAAATAAGGTTCAGTCGGAAAGGGTGAAGAATAGGGTGGCCGAGCACGATATGCGCTATCGGCAGGATACCTCTTTACTCCATCGCGACATGCTTATTCAGGCTCAGCAGAGTCGGGTGAAGAATTTACTGCTGGCAAGATACCTCTGGGGGCTAGCTTTGCTGATAATTCTTGCCATTGCCGCATTCATATACTTCTACATGCGAAAGCAACGCGACCTGCAGCACATTCGGTACTTCAACCAGGTGGCAAAGCTGCGTATGCAGAGTATTCGCAACCGCATCTCTCCGCATTTTATCTTTAATGTGCTCAATCGGCAGCTGATAACTGCCGAGAGTGAAAAGGAGCAGGCCGAGCTTCGCGGATTAGTTAAGCTGCTTCGGAAGAGCTTGGAGATTTCGGAATCCCTAAGCGTATCCCTAGAGCAGGAGCTGGAGTTTGTGCAGACCTACATTAACCTCGAACGGCAAAGCCTTGGCGAAGACTTCAGCCTCGATTGGAATGTGGAGGCAGGCGTAAGCTGTAGCAGCATCTTTGTTCCCGCCATGATCGTACAAATCCCAGTCGAGAATGCCATTAAGCACGCATTACGCGGCATGAAGGGGCATAAAATGCTGAGCGTATCCGTAAAGGAGCAGAATGATGGAGTAAATATTCAGATTCAGGATAATGGATCAGGATATTTCCCTGGTATGAGCAGCCATAAGGGAACAGGTACAGGGCTTAAGGTTATCTACCAAACCATTCAGCTGCTCAATGAAAAAAACGAGCAGCAAATAGCCTTTACCATCGCCAACCTATCAAAGGATGGCGCTAATGGCACACGAGTAGATGTTTACATACCAAAGCATTACTCATTCGATATGTAG
- a CDS encoding SH3 domain-containing protein: MNDFLDGYAWVQVKDEDHANADQNYEIFYNNCIYTYYTQGDLGLLPKGYPSNSYRYYYCSKSLWDDEMNRIKVSVDSLLKDVNICFDTASGTLSSSFETNFINTLVDFVNDTQFYNRGSDPLVIYKDKPDNFILGNGINPSPENIVEFRRVINPPKFVQEFIKNLKKRSLTKTSKTQTYIYSSSYQRSSVIIPQGSAIEILEKNNEWIKIRYYGSATVEGWIKRADIE, from the coding sequence ATGAACGATTTTTTAGATGGATATGCTTGGGTACAGGTAAAAGATGAAGATCATGCTAATGCAGACCAAAACTATGAGATATTCTATAATAACTGTATCTATACATACTATACTCAAGGAGATTTGGGCTTATTACCCAAGGGGTATCCTTCAAATAGTTATAGGTACTACTACTGTTCTAAAAGTTTGTGGGACGATGAAATGAATCGAATAAAAGTTTCTGTAGATTCATTACTTAAGGATGTAAATATTTGTTTCGATACAGCATCAGGTACGTTAAGTTCTTCTTTTGAAACTAACTTTATTAATACGCTTGTCGATTTTGTTAACGACACTCAGTTCTATAACCGAGGTAGTGATCCTCTAGTGATCTATAAAGATAAGCCTGATAATTTTATTTTAGGGAATGGCATTAATCCTTCTCCTGAAAACATAGTTGAGTTTCGTAGAGTAATTAATCCACCAAAGTTTGTTCAAGAGTTTATTAAGAATTTGAAAAAAAGATCACTGACTAAAACATCAAAAACTCAAACGTATATTTACAGCTCTAGCTATCAGAGGAGCAGTGTTATTATTCCACAAGGTAGTGCTATTGAAATCTTGGAAAAGAATAACGAATGGATTAAAATTAGATATTACGGATCTGCGACTGTTGAAGGATGGATAAAAAGAGCTGATATTGAGTAA